Genomic DNA from Lactococcus garvieae:
AGGGCTTAGTCTTTTATATGGTTTTATCTATTGGGCACGGAACCGTCATAAGCCACGGAATGTTTGGCGTAACCGTCTGTTTGACATTATCTTAGTGGATATTTTGACTATTCCTATTTTGAGCTTTGCAGTTGTTGGCTTCTTAATCATATTAAGGATAAGATGATGTGCAATCAAAATAATGGCAAATATTCTAAAGAGAATCTATAATGGTTCTATACTTAAAGAGGTGAATTATGACAGAACAAATATATGATGTAGTAGTTATCGGTGCAGGCCCTGCGGGAATGACCGCGGCTATGTACAGCGCTAGAAGCGAGATGAAAACACTCCTCTTGGAACGT
This window encodes:
- a CDS encoding DUF4059 family protein — translated: MINLVLQFYLKGLLVSFLLVGGLSLLYGFIYWARNRHKPRNVWRNRLFDIILVDILTIPILSFAVVGFLIILRIR